The Candidatus Aramenus sp. CH1 DNA segment ATAATAAACACCATGGCTTTGGCAATAGAGGGCAACTTGACCATGAAGGAGCTGTACAAGGTGTCGTTCTCCCACCCGACGCTGACCGAGGTTATATCAGAAGTAGTCCAGAGGTTCTATCACGGAGAACTATATTAACCCTTTAAATCATATGGCAAATTCAATGAATGAAAAGGAAAGGAGACAAGTGAAGAAGGCGCTGAAATTTCTCTTTTTCTCCTCAAGGGGAGGGAGGACGAGGCTACGAATCGTTAAACTCCTCGAGGGAGGTGCCTTCAACGCCAACCAGATAGCTGAGGCCTTGGGCTTAGACTACAAGACGGTCATGCATCACTTGGAAGTCCTCGGGGAGAACAACCTCGTGGTAAAGGACGGGGAAAAATACGGGGCAAGGTATAGGCTTTCCTCGGAGTACAAGCTATTTAAGGACATTTTAGAGGAACTAGAAAAGGAGGCAAAATACTCTTAAACGTTATCGCCCGATATTTATTCCGTGAAGAAGAACCTAGCGGAGCTCTTGACGGAAGTTAGGGTTGCCAGAAACAAGCTGAGGCTCTGGAGGTCTAGGATTTCCAGTAAGGTAGAGCAGTATAGGAGCTTGTCCATAAGCAACGCCACTAGGTTTTCCGTGCTTGCGGAACAGTACGCCAAGGAGTCAGAACAGTTGGAGAAGATCTCAGAGTACTTGGAGAAACTCGACGTCCTTCTAGAGCTTCTAGAGGTAAAGATAGAGACGGTAATAACGGTGGGAAAGGTGGTAAACGACGCGCCTGCGGTCGTCGAGGCCTTGAAGCTCTTCAAGGGGATAACGCCGTCGTTAAGCACCGAGTTCTCGTTAGCTATAGATGCTATATATACCGATTTCTATACCTCTATAGATGTTCCACAAGAAGTGAAGATAAGGTCAACCAACGAGGCAAAGAAGGTCCTAGAGGAAGTCGATTCCATAGTGAAAATGAGGGAAGAGGGAGCAAAAGCTTAAATCTATATAGATCTACGTAAATTATGCCAGGAAAAATAGTGAGAAAGGTACAGTTAACGGGAGGCTCCACCTATATAGTTTCCTTGCCCAAGAGTTGGGTCAAACTCCTTTCCTTGAAGCCAGGAGACGAGGTAGAGATATCCCAGGATAAGAACTTGAGGCTAATCATCGCCCCTAGGACTTCCGAGCAGAAACAGGAGAGAGCAGTAATAAGTTGCGAAAACCTCAAGCCCGATTTCGCCATAAGGGAGTTTATAGCCTATTACATGGCAGGCTACGTGACCGTATCGCTCTCCTGCGGTAAAATGAAGCCCGAGGATAGATCCGTAATAAAGGACGCCATAAGGAAGAGGCTCTTGGGGGCTGAGGTTGTTGAGGAGGACGCTGATTCCTTAACTGTGCAGTTCTTGGTAAACGAGAAAGACCTGCCCATTTCTAGGGCCATATCGAGAGCCGCTACCATATCCCAGAACATGCTTAAGGACGTGATCACGGCTATGGAGAACTGGGACGTGGATATAGCAAGGGAAGTGACGGAACGGGACGACGAGGTTGACAGGTTTTACTTCTACGTATCTAGGCAGTTGAGCCTCAGCGTGTCCAACTTCGAGATCTTGGAGGAGGAGGGCTACAACATCGCTCAGATCGTCGACATACATTCCGCCATAAAGTCCATCGAGAGGATAGCCGACCACTCGAGTAGGATAGCTGGACTCATCCCACAGTTCAACGGGCAAAGGGATAAGGACCTAATAGAATTTGGGAAGCTTGTTTTGGAGGTGTACAAGAGGGCCACCTCGGCTTTCATTGAGGGGAGGAAGGACATAGCCAACAAGTTGATAGAGGAGGACGCAAAGATAGCTGAAATACACAGACAAGTGTCGTCAAAGGTACTCTCCTCCGACTCCCCTTACAAGATAAGCTTCCTCATGACGTCGGACTCCTTCAGGAGGATAAGCAGGTATTCGATGGACCTGGCTGAGACGTCAATAAACATACTGGCAAAGAGGAGGGCAGAGTACGAGGAACTGAGGGACTAGAACTCTAGGTACGTAAAGACCAAGTTCTCAGACTTAAAACCCTTGTAGCTGTCAACCAGCTCCTCTAGCCTTTTTGCCCTCTTGACCGACTTGGAGAGCGACAGGAGACTTTCTCTGTCTTCAGGTGTGTAAGGTCCCTTCCTTAAGATAAAGGAACCGCACTTTGTGTTCATAACTGCCACCACCACGTACCTCTGGATGAAGTTGTGGTCTGCGGTCTCTAGATCCTTGTGCGAAAAGAGGCATATCCCGGGATGGGTGTGGGCCAGGGCTATTCCACTTGGTAAAGGTAAGGAGACCTTGTTTTCCTCTCCCTCGAAGATTGCGAACTCCCCGGAGTCCAAAAGCACGTTTATGAACTCGATCCCGGTCTCCATGGTCCTGCTAGTGTAGGGAGCCATTACCTCCTTTAGGAACTCTACGTATTCCGAGAAGATCTTATCGTAGAGGACAGTGTAGGGCAGTGGGGCTTTTCCTGTCTCCACTCCCTCGTAACCCTCGGGGAGAGGCGATCGGACGTAAACCTTCTTAAGGTCTGTGGTTGGGGCTTCTCCCACTTCCTCGTGTAAATCTTCGGCCAGGGTTAAAAGCCCGTAGAGCTCCGCTATCTTCCTGCTCCTGTTATTGCTGTCGATCCTCTGCTCCTTTACACTCATTTAACCTTTCACCTTGTGCTCTTTCCACCTCGAGGAGGGACTTCAAGGGATCAGGAGACGCGTAAATGCTCCTTCCCACGATCTCGTAGTCGGCCCCAGCACATAAAGCGTCCCCTGGCCTTGCTCCCTGTGCCCCAACCCCTGGGGACACTATTACCTTGTCCGGGAAGTCCTGCCTTATCCTCTTGAGTACTTCTAGCCTAGTTGCTGGGGCCACCAGTCCAAATGGGCTAGCCTTGTGTATCACCTCCCTCAAGTACGGGTAAAAGCTGTCGTTCCAGCCCCGGTGTGACATTGACGTTACCAGGAAGAGCTTCCTCCCTTCCCTTTCCAGTAGCTCCTTTACCTCATCTAACGCCTCTTCATAGCCCACGAATGCGTGAGCGATGAACCCTTCCCCGTAAGGGGTCAGCGAGCTTACTACCTTGCTCATGGTAGAGGCTATATCGGCCAGCTTTAGGTCAAAAATCAACCTGCCTTCGAATACCCTCGACGCATCTCTTACTCCTTCCATCCCGGCCTTGAGTATAAAAGGCCACCCCACCTTAACGTAGGCCACACGGGGAGAAAAGGAAACAAGCACTTCTTTGTCGACTACCTCGTCGAGGGAGAAGATGAGTCTACTCAACGTTCTTCACCAAGTACTCCTCTATTCCCTTCCTCTCGGCCTCGTTCAGCTTCCCAAGGATTGACCTCAGTATGTCGTGTATGTTATAAAGGGAGTAGAGCTCAACGCCCATCTCCTTGAGCTTTTCCCTAGCCCCCTCCTGTCTGTCCACTAGGACAAAGGCCCCTACTACCTTTCCTCCGCTCTTGTTTACCTCCTTTATTGCCCTCTCCAACGAGCCCCCTGTGGTCGCTACGTCATCTACTACTAGTACCTTCTTGCCCTCTACCTCGGCCTCGAGTAACTTATCAGTACCGTGCCCCTTTTTCTCCAGCCTTATGTACCCCATAGGCTTTCTAAGCTTACACGCCAGGAAGGAGGCTAGTGGAACTCCCCCGGTGGCTATGCCTATTATCATGTCGAACTCCACTTTTTCCACGACTTTCTTGGCCTCCTCTACCACGTCGAAGAACTCAGGAAAGCTGGGGAATCTCCTTAGGTCAAGGTAATATGGACTGCTCTTTCCAGAAGTCAGTATAAAGTTACCTATAAGCAGTAATTTTCTCTCGAGCAGGACATCTCCTATGTTCATGCCAGAAGAATAAGGAAAAGAGTTTAAATACGCTTTTCTCCAATTAAAAGCAAGGGCAATTAGTGAGGCACATAATTTCCTCATATGATTTTTCTAGGGAAGAATTACACAAGCTCTTTGAACTGTCGGACGAGATCTTGGGCGGAAAGCTAAAGCCCAACGTTGATGGAAAAGTCGTATCGTTGGCGTTCTTCGAGCCCAGCACTAGGACTGCAACTAGCTTTGCAACAGCCTCCTGGAGGATAGGGGCAAAGGTGATAGGCTTCACCTCGGCGGAGGGGACTTCAGTGGAGAAGGGGGAGAACTTCGCCGACACCATTAGGATGTTGGAGAACTACTCTGACTGCATCGTGGTTAGGCACAAGTTTGACGGGGCTGCTAAGTTTGCCTCAGAGGTGTCCGAAAAGCCCATAGTTAACGCCGGGGACGGCAAACACGAGCACCCGACTCAGAGCATGATAGACCTATACACTGTCTACAAGGTGTTTGGCCAAGTGGACGGCTTAAACTTCGCCCTCTTCGGAGACCTCAAATACGCTAGGACTGTGAACAGCCTCCTAAGGGCTTTGACTAGGTTTAAGCCCAGGAAGGTGTTTCTGATTTCCCCTCAGCAACTGAGGGCGAGGAGGGAAATAGTCCAAGAACTGAACTACGAGGTGGTCGAACGCGATAACCCATATGACGTCATCTCAGATGTCGACGTACTTTACGTCACCAGGATACAGAAGGAGAGGTTCCCCGACGAAATGGAGTACGAAAAGATAAAGGAGAGCTATGTGGTTGACTTGAAGTTGGTGGAGCACATGAAGGAGGACTCAATAATCCTCCACCCTCTCCCAAGGGTGAACGAGATAGACAGAAGGGTTGACAAGACGCCTCAAGCTAA contains these protein-coding regions:
- a CDS encoding winged helix-turn-helix domain-containing protein → MNEKERRQVKKALKFLFFSSRGGRTRLRIVKLLEGGAFNANQIAEALGLDYKTVMHHLEVLGENNLVVKDGEKYGARYRLSSEYKLFKDILEELEKEAKYS
- a CDS encoding AbrB/MazE/SpoVT family DNA-binding domain-containing protein yields the protein MPGKIVRKVQLTGGSTYIVSLPKSWVKLLSLKPGDEVEISQDKNLRLIIAPRTSEQKQERAVISCENLKPDFAIREFIAYYMAGYVTVSLSCGKMKPEDRSVIKDAIRKRLLGAEVVEEDADSLTVQFLVNEKDLPISRAISRAATISQNMLKDVITAMENWDVDIAREVTERDDEVDRFYFYVSRQLSLSVSNFEILEEEGYNIAQIVDIHSAIKSIERIADHSSRIAGLIPQFNGQRDKDLIEFGKLVLEVYKRATSAFIEGRKDIANKLIEEDAKIAEIHRQVSSKVLSSDSPYKISFLMTSDSFRRISRYSMDLAETSINILAKRRAEYEELRD
- the pyrF gene encoding orotidine-5'-phosphate decarboxylase translates to MSRLIFSLDEVVDKEVLVSFSPRVAYVKVGWPFILKAGMEGVRDASRVFEGRLIFDLKLADIASTMSKVVSSLTPYGEGFIAHAFVGYEEALDEVKELLEREGRKLFLVTSMSHRGWNDSFYPYLREVIHKASPFGLVAPATRLEVLKRIRQDFPDKVIVSPGVGAQGARPGDALCAGADYEIVGRSIYASPDPLKSLLEVERAQGERLNECKGAEDRQQ
- the pyrE gene encoding orotate phosphoribosyltransferase; the encoded protein is MNIGDVLLERKLLLIGNFILTSGKSSPYYLDLRRFPSFPEFFDVVEEAKKVVEKVEFDMIIGIATGGVPLASFLACKLRKPMGYIRLEKKGHGTDKLLEAEVEGKKVLVVDDVATTGGSLERAIKEVNKSGGKVVGAFVLVDRQEGAREKLKEMGVELYSLYNIHDILRSILGKLNEAERKGIEEYLVKNVE
- the pyrB gene encoding aspartate carbamoyltransferase, with translation MRHIISSYDFSREELHKLFELSDEILGGKLKPNVDGKVVSLAFFEPSTRTATSFATASWRIGAKVIGFTSAEGTSVEKGENFADTIRMLENYSDCIVVRHKFDGAAKFASEVSEKPIVNAGDGKHEHPTQSMIDLYTVYKVFGQVDGLNFALFGDLKYARTVNSLLRALTRFKPRKVFLISPQQLRARREIVQELNYEVVERDNPYDVISDVDVLYVTRIQKERFPDEMEYEKIKESYVVDLKLVEHMKEDSIILHPLPRVNEIDRRVDKTPQAKYFYQASLGVPIRMALLYTILTG